The Gloeomargarita sp. SKYB120 genome has a segment encoding these proteins:
- a CDS encoding GspE/PulE family protein, with amino-acid sequence MVNSPISARRALVTRQAGTSPIVKDLVKAGVAEREQVIKALQQSREEGRPLPEVLERMTGRALPAELVRQYKRQQLFELKVLYGVESLDPELNPISLSQIKELVDVLIPLETCRRYEFLPVARQEGEAPSLIVAMVNPDNLQALDELNRLTRSKGLRLRRRVITREDFLHLINLYVNEMQAAQATGAAIQIETDIDLSQYEELQQVQDEEAEIDLAQALSGSQEAPIVALANNILAKALTERASDIHVEPQEEFLRIRFRKDGVLQPGWDNLPKQVIPALTSRFKLMANLDIAERRVPQDGRIRRLFQGRKIDFRVSTVPTRYGEKICMRILDNSATQLGLDKLITDPETLQIVREMIKRPFGLILVTGPTGSGKTTTLYSCLAERNDPGININTAEDPIEYTLPGLTQVQVLREKGVDFATILRAFLRQDPDVILVGETRDKETAKTATEAALTGHLVLTTLHTNDAPSAIARLAEMGIESHMVSASLIGVLAQRLMRRVCTECRIPYSPTAEELARFGLSGSGQGLTFYRANALTPEQIRQAKAQGQPICSKCNGAGYKGRVGVYEVMRVTERIQRLITENAPTEVIKEVAVEEGMKTLLAYSLELVRQGLTTLEEVERVTFTDSGLEAELKAKRKQGLVCRNCQATLKPEWMECPYCLTPRFTD; translated from the coding sequence ATGGTGAACTCCCCGATTTCCGCCCGTCGGGCGCTCGTTACCCGTCAAGCCGGTACTAGCCCGATTGTGAAAGACCTTGTCAAGGCTGGTGTTGCCGAGCGAGAGCAAGTCATCAAAGCGTTGCAGCAGAGTCGTGAAGAGGGCCGCCCCCTACCGGAAGTCCTGGAACGGATGACCGGCAGGGCCTTGCCCGCCGAACTGGTGCGCCAGTACAAGCGGCAACAGCTATTTGAGTTGAAAGTCCTGTATGGGGTCGAATCCCTGGACCCGGAGCTGAACCCCATTTCCCTGTCCCAGATCAAAGAACTGGTAGATGTCCTGATTCCATTGGAGACCTGTCGCCGTTACGAGTTTTTGCCGGTGGCCCGCCAAGAGGGGGAAGCCCCTAGCCTGATAGTGGCAATGGTCAACCCGGATAACCTACAGGCGCTGGATGAATTGAACCGGCTGACCCGCTCCAAGGGCTTGCGCCTGCGCCGGCGGGTGATCACCCGCGAAGACTTTTTGCATCTGATCAACCTGTATGTCAACGAGATGCAGGCCGCCCAGGCCACTGGGGCAGCGATTCAGATCGAGACCGATATTGACCTGTCCCAGTATGAAGAACTTCAACAGGTCCAGGACGAAGAAGCTGAAATTGATTTGGCCCAAGCGCTGTCGGGTTCTCAGGAGGCGCCCATTGTCGCCCTGGCCAACAACATCCTGGCCAAAGCCCTGACCGAGCGGGCGTCAGACATCCACGTTGAACCTCAGGAGGAGTTCCTGCGCATCCGCTTTCGCAAGGATGGGGTGTTGCAACCCGGGTGGGACAATCTGCCGAAACAGGTCATTCCAGCGTTGACCTCTCGGTTCAAGCTCATGGCCAACCTGGACATTGCCGAGCGGCGGGTGCCCCAGGACGGGCGGATCCGGCGGCTCTTCCAGGGCCGCAAGATTGATTTCCGGGTCAGTACGGTGCCCACCCGCTACGGGGAAAAAATCTGTATGCGGATTCTGGACAATTCCGCGACCCAGTTGGGATTAGACAAGCTCATTACCGACCCGGAGACGCTCCAGATTGTTCGCGAGATGATCAAACGACCCTTCGGGTTAATCCTGGTGACCGGGCCGACGGGTTCGGGGAAAACGACAACCCTGTATTCCTGCTTGGCGGAGCGCAACGACCCCGGCATTAACATCAACACGGCGGAGGACCCAATTGAATACACGCTGCCAGGCCTGACCCAGGTGCAGGTGCTGCGGGAAAAGGGGGTGGACTTTGCCACAATCCTGCGGGCGTTTTTACGGCAGGACCCGGATGTGATTCTGGTGGGGGAAACGCGGGACAAGGAGACGGCCAAAACCGCCACTGAAGCGGCCTTGACGGGTCACCTGGTGTTGACCACGCTGCACACCAACGATGCCCCCAGCGCCATTGCGCGGCTGGCGGAAATGGGTATTGAGTCCCACATGGTGTCAGCGTCGCTAATTGGGGTGCTGGCCCAGCGGTTGATGCGGCGGGTGTGTACCGAATGCCGGATTCCCTACAGCCCTACGGCGGAGGAACTGGCTCGGTTTGGCTTGAGCGGGTCGGGGCAAGGATTGACCTTCTACCGGGCCAATGCCCTCACCCCCGAGCAAATCCGCCAGGCCAAGGCGCAGGGTCAACCGATCTGCAGCAAGTGCAACGGAGCCGGTTACAAAGGCCGGGTGGGGGTATACGAGGTGATGCGGGTGACGGAGCGCATCCAGCGGTTGATTACGGAAAACGCCCCTACGGAAGTGATCAAAGAAGTGGCGGTGGAGGAGGGCATGAAAACCCTGCTCGCCTACAGCTTGGAACTGGTGCGCCAGGGGTTGACGACGCTGGAGGAGGTGGAGCGGGTGACCTTCACCGACAGCGGCCTGGAGGCAGAACTCAAGGCCAAGCGCAAACAGGGGTTGGTCTGCCGGAATTGCCAAGCCACCCTCAAGCCGGAGTGGATGGAATGTCCCTACTGTTTGACGCCACGGTTTACAGATTGA
- the dnaK gene encoding molecular chaperone DnaK, translated as MAKIVGIDLGTTNSCVAVLEGGQATVIPNAEGGRTTPSVVGFGKSGERLVGQPAKRRAVTDAENTIYSIKRFIGRRWQETEEERRRVPYKCVPGKDNTVNVEVRNQVYTPQEISAMILQKLKQDAESFLGEPVTQAVITVPAYFSDAQRQATKDAGTIAGLEVLRIINEPTAAALAFGVDKQDQDQTVLVFDLGGGTFDVSILRLGDGIFEVIATAGNNHLGGDDFDACLVEWILREFQEQEGIDLREDRMALQRVREAAEKAKIELSSALSTTINLPFIASDATGAKHIDVELTRAKFEELTRHLVQATLDPVGQALRDAGLKPRDIDRILLVGGSTRMPAVQRAIQEYFDGKAPEKSVNPDEAVAIGAAIQAGILGKETMVKDLLLLDVTPLSLGIETLGGVFTKIIERNTRIPTSRSQIFSTATDNQTVVEVHILQGERPMAADNRSLGRMELTGIPPAPRGVPQIEVTFEIDANGILQVTAVDKGTGRSQSVRLTNTGGLSPEEIKRMTLEATFSAEADARRKAFVELKNQADVLLSLYENTLREHGPYINEAVKSEAAARVGRIKRMMADSMTALEDFRRELDQLNVNLSQMGAAAYQRTVAAGGSSDFEQLE; from the coding sequence ATGGCCAAGATTGTGGGTATTGACCTAGGGACGACGAACAGTTGTGTGGCGGTGCTCGAGGGAGGTCAGGCAACGGTTATTCCCAATGCCGAAGGAGGGCGAACCACACCCAGCGTCGTGGGATTTGGCAAGTCAGGCGAGCGACTGGTCGGCCAACCAGCGAAACGGCGGGCGGTGACGGATGCCGAAAACACCATCTACAGCATCAAGCGGTTTATCGGGCGGCGGTGGCAGGAAACCGAAGAAGAGCGCCGGCGAGTGCCCTACAAGTGCGTGCCGGGCAAAGATAACACCGTCAACGTAGAGGTGCGCAACCAGGTCTATACCCCCCAAGAGATTTCGGCGATGATCCTGCAGAAATTGAAGCAGGACGCGGAAAGCTTTTTGGGCGAGCCGGTGACCCAAGCAGTGATTACGGTGCCGGCCTACTTCAGCGATGCCCAGCGCCAGGCCACCAAGGATGCAGGGACGATTGCCGGGCTGGAGGTGTTGCGGATTATCAACGAACCCACGGCGGCAGCCCTGGCTTTTGGCGTGGACAAGCAGGACCAGGACCAGACGGTCTTGGTGTTTGACCTAGGTGGGGGGACATTTGACGTGTCCATCCTGCGCCTGGGGGACGGGATTTTTGAAGTAATTGCCACGGCTGGCAACAACCACCTGGGGGGCGATGACTTCGACGCCTGTTTGGTGGAGTGGATTTTGCGGGAGTTCCAGGAGCAGGAGGGCATTGACCTGCGAGAGGATAGAATGGCCCTGCAACGGGTGCGGGAGGCCGCCGAGAAGGCCAAGATTGAACTCTCCAGCGCCCTGAGCACCACGATCAACCTACCCTTTATCGCCTCCGATGCCACAGGCGCCAAGCACATTGATGTGGAACTGACCCGCGCCAAGTTTGAGGAGCTGACTCGCCATCTTGTGCAGGCAACGTTGGACCCGGTGGGCCAGGCGTTGCGGGATGCGGGGCTGAAACCGCGCGACATTGACCGGATTTTGCTGGTGGGCGGGTCTACCCGAATGCCAGCGGTGCAGCGGGCAATTCAGGAATACTTTGACGGTAAAGCCCCCGAAAAATCGGTGAATCCGGACGAGGCGGTGGCGATTGGCGCGGCGATCCAGGCGGGTATCCTGGGCAAGGAAACGATGGTAAAGGACTTGTTGCTGCTGGATGTGACGCCCTTGTCGTTGGGGATTGAGACGCTAGGCGGCGTTTTTACCAAAATCATTGAGCGCAACACTAGGATTCCCACCAGCCGTTCCCAGATTTTCTCGACGGCCACGGACAACCAAACGGTGGTTGAGGTACATATTCTCCAAGGCGAGCGGCCCATGGCGGCGGACAACCGCAGTTTGGGGCGGATGGAGCTGACGGGCATTCCACCGGCGCCGCGGGGGGTTCCCCAGATCGAGGTGACCTTTGAGATTGACGCCAACGGCATTTTGCAGGTCACGGCGGTGGACAAGGGGACGGGTCGCAGCCAATCGGTGCGCTTGACCAACACCGGCGGTCTCAGCCCCGAGGAAATCAAGCGCATGACGCTGGAGGCGACCTTCAGTGCCGAAGCGGACGCCCGGCGCAAAGCCTTTGTGGAGCTGAAAAACCAGGCGGATGTCCTGCTGTCGTTGTACGAGAACACGCTGCGAGAACACGGGCCCTACATCAACGAGGCGGTCAAGTCCGAGGCGGCGGCGCGGGTGGGACGGATCAAGCGCATGATGGCGGACTCGATGACGGCACTGGAAGACTTCCGGCGAGAGCTGGACCAGTTGAACGTCAATCTCAGCCAGATGGGCGCAGCCGCCTACCAGCGCACAGTAGCCGCCGGCGGCAGCAGTGACTTTGAGCAATTGGAGTAG
- the grpE gene encoding nucleotide exchange factor GrpE: MVSTPSHPENDHPEQVPAEAVGTTESEKPPAVETVETETPEPPMTFGDLQLAEEATPEAMVALREELLQERERYATLKQAHQELEQQLQTLQQQLEEKHNQMLRLAADFDNYRRRMQREMEEAAFRAKAKVLMELLAVVDNFERARAHLQPETEEGMTIHKSYQGVYKQMVEELKKMGVAPIPSKGQPFDPTRHEAILQEASDEYPEGTVIEELRRGYFLKVGDQERVLRHALVKVSTGSQNPPSESPPAENS, from the coding sequence ATGGTGAGTACGCCTTCCCATCCTGAGAACGACCATCCAGAACAAGTGCCGGCGGAAGCAGTGGGAACGACTGAGTCAGAAAAGCCGCCGGCTGTAGAAACGGTGGAGACGGAGACACCGGAACCCCCAATGACGTTTGGCGACCTCCAGCTTGCGGAGGAGGCTACGCCGGAAGCGATGGTAGCGTTGCGGGAGGAGTTACTCCAGGAACGGGAGCGGTATGCAACTCTGAAGCAGGCGCATCAGGAACTAGAACAGCAACTGCAAACGCTGCAGCAACAACTGGAGGAAAAACACAACCAGATGCTGCGGCTGGCGGCGGATTTCGACAACTACCGGCGGCGGATGCAGCGGGAAATGGAGGAGGCGGCCTTCAGGGCCAAGGCCAAGGTTTTAATGGAACTGCTGGCGGTAGTAGACAACTTTGAACGCGCCCGTGCCCACCTCCAGCCGGAGACTGAGGAGGGAATGACCATCCACAAAAGCTACCAGGGGGTTTACAAGCAGATGGTGGAGGAGTTGAAAAAAATGGGGGTGGCGCCGATTCCCAGCAAGGGTCAACCCTTTGACCCCACACGTCACGAGGCCATCCTTCAGGAAGCGAGTGATGAGTACCCGGAAGGGACGGTCATCGAAGAGCTGCGGCGCGGCTATTTCCTAAAGGTGGGAGACCAGGAGCGGGTCCTGCGCCATGCGCTGGTGAAGGTGTCTACCGGCAGCCAAAACCCGCCGAGCGAATCTCCACCAGCGGAAAACAGCTAG